Below is a genomic region from Spirosoma radiotolerans.
GTTCGCTGTAGTCGTTGTGCAGGGCATAGCCCGCGATGTAGTCCATCGCATCATCCAGCTCGACACAGCTGGCGCGTTTGCCAATAATGATGGCCAGTTCCACTTCCCAGTCCGTTTTTTCGGACCGTTTCGGGATCACCACATTGTCATTGGGTCCGCAAAGCGCTGTTGTTGACTTAAAGAACAAAATAGGTTCTGCCGGACTAGGCGCGTTTGTTTCTGCTGCATGTTTAGCGTAGTTCAGCCCAACGCAAACGATTTTTGACGGGCGCTTGACACAAGGACCGAAGCGTTCGCCGGCCGACACTTCAGGGCAAGTAGGAGCGTGCGCCGAAAGCCAGTGGGTGAGCCGTTCGGGGCCGTTGGTGGCAAAGAACGATTCGTCATAATCTTCGCCAAAGTGGGTGACGTCAATATGCTGGCCGGTGGGTAATACAACACCAGGATGTTCGTGATCGGGCGAGCCGAAGCGGAAGAGTTTCATGCAGGAGAGAGGATTCTTTGAACGGAAAGCAGATTAAGCCGCAAGTTTAACCATTCTGGCTAAAACCTGGCCTATCCGCAAAAAAGTAAACTGGACTCGTATTAATTATTCAGCCGAATAAATCCTCCATCCAGTGGATAATCGCAGCCGGTGGTAAAACCAGCTTCATCGGAGCATAGATACAGGGCTAATGCGCCAACTTCCTTGGGTTCGGCCATCCGGCCAATGGGCTGGGTTTTCGATAGTTTCTCAAACATTTCGGCTTCCTGACCCGGATAGGTTTTTGCCAGAAAACCATCCACAAACGGCGTGTGGACCCGCGCGGGCGAAATGCAGTTACAGCGGATATTATCATTTAGATAATCCTTAGCCACCGACAATGTCATGGTCAGCACGGCCCCTTTGCTCATCGAATAAGCGAACCGATCAGGAATACCGACCGAGGCCGCTACCGACGCCATATTCAGAATTACTCCACCGCCATTGGCTTTCAAGTGAGGAATCGTGGCATACAGGCAATTGTAAACGCCCTTGATGTTGATGCGGAAAATCCGGTCGAAGTCAGCCTCCTCCGTCGTATCGGCTTTGCCAATGTGGGCGACACCCGCGTTATTGACCAGAATGTGAATGGGCGATTGTTGGGCAATTGTCCCGATCAGTTCAACTACCTGCGCCTGGTTCGATACATCAATTGTATGCGCCTGCGCCTGACCGCCGGTTGCTGTGATGTCATTGGCGACCTGTTGGGCCAGATCGCCGTTGATTTCCAGAATATGAACACTGGCGCCAGCCTGGGCAAACGCCTGAGAAATTGCCAGCCCAATACCACTGGCTCCGCCTGTAACAAGCGCCGTTTTATTTTTGAGTGAAAACATAGCAAAAGAGTGAATGAGTGAAAGAGCGAATGAGTGAATGAGCGCGCAACAGCCATCAGGCTTTCGCTCATTCACTCATTCGCCCTTTCACCTATTTATAGTGAAACGCCCCGTTTCCAGGGAATGAAATCATCCTGACCAAGCCGTTCGGCCTGGGTAATTTCCTCACCCGATGCCAACCGGATAATGTACTCCAGCATGGCGTGGGCATTTTGTTCGATGCTTTGTTCGCCATCGATGATGGGACCGCTGTCGAAGTCGATCACATCGGGCATCCGGTTTTTGAGAATGGTGTTGGTCGAAACCTTCACGACGGGGCAAACGGGGTTGCCCGTCGGTGTGCCAAGCCCGGTTGTAAAGACAATAACATTGGTGCCTGACCCGGCCATACCCGTTGTTGCCTCAACGTCGTTGCCCGGTGTGCAGAGTAAATTAAGGCCGGGTGTTGTGGCAGGTTCGGCATAGTCCAGCACATCCGCAACGGGTGCGGTGCCTCCTTTTTTTGCCGCCCCTGCCGATTTAATGGCATCCGTGATGAGGCCGTCTTTGATATTACCCGGCGAGGGGTTCATATCAAAGCCCGATCCGGCGGCTTCGGCCTGCGCCGAGTAATCGCCCATCAGCGTAATGAATTTTTGCGCTTTGGCAGAATCATCGGTGCGGTTAATCAATTCCTGTTCCACTCCGTTGAGCTCTGGAAATTCAGCCAGAACCGTTTTGCCGCCCAGAGTCACCAGAATATCCGACAATTGTCCAAGGGCTGGATTGGCCGAAATGCCGGAAAAGCCGTCGGAACCACCACATTTTAACCCAACGGTCAAGGCGCTGAGCGGGGCGGGTTGCCGTTCGAGTTTATTGACTTCTACCAGGCCAAGAAACGTTTCTTTTACAGCCTGCGACATCAGCGCATATTCGGTACCCGCCTGTTGCTCAAACAAAAGCAGGGGTTTGTTAAACTTCGGATTCTGCCGCTTGATCTCGGCCGAAATCATATCGACCTGCAAATGCTGACAACCCAGGCTAAGCACTGTTGCCCCGGCCACATTGGGATTGTTAATGAACCCGGCCAATAACGAACACAAATAGCCGGAATCCTGCCGGGTGCCACCACAACCCATTTCGTGGGTCAAAAATTTGATACCATCGATGTGTTTGAAAGGCCGGTCTGGATGGTGGTTAATGGTGCGAATCTGGGATTCGTCGACGAAAGGCTGCATTTTTTTGGCAATATCCATTTCGCCGGCTTTGTACAGGCTCAGTAATTCATGCACCTGCGTCCGGTACGTTTCGGGTTGTGCATAGCCCAACTCGCGCTCAAAGGCATCTTTCAGAATGAGAACGTTACGGTTTTCGCAGAACACCAGGGGCACAACCAGCCAATAGTTGCGCGTCCCGACGCTGCCATCGGCCCGGTGATACCCCATAAACGTCCGGTCCGCCCAGGCCGAAATGTTGGGTGGCTGCCAGGCATAAGGTTGCTTTTTATCAAGGCCGTATGGGTCGGCGTCATGTTTCAGGTTGAACGTCGTGATGGGCTCGCCCCGGCGAATGGCCTGGGTAGCTTTGCCAACTAACACGCCATACATGGTAATTGGATCGCCGGGCTGCCGATCTTCGGTTACAAATTTGTGCTTGGCGCCAACGGCATAAGGTAAGTCGTAGGTTGTATGATCAAACTCAATTCGTTCTCCGGCGTCCAGATTACGCAACGCAACAATGACGTTATCGGCAGGATGAACTTTTAATACACGGGCAGGCATCTGAAAATGAATAAGGTATAAATCGGTAAGTCGAAACGGACATAAATATACCACCTCCACGAAAAACTTTGTTCAACTCTATTGCGAATGTGACGGCCAATGCCAAGTTTTGATACTTGAATTCCTACCTTAATCATGCCCCCACCGTTGTCTACTACCCAAACTGGCTTTACAGCCAACCGTTTGATGTCCATGGATGCCTATCGGGGCTTTGTGATGACATTAATGGCAGCCGAGATGCTGCAATTCGAGCAACTGCACGAAGCGTTTCCTGCGAGTGGTTTCTGGGCTTTTCTGGCTCATCATCAAAGTCATGTTGCCTGGGCGGGTTGCTCGTTGCACGACCTGATCCAGCCGTCGTTCTCGTTTCTGGTCGGGGTGGCGCTGCCGTATTCAATGGCCAGCCGGGCCGGATTGGGCCAATCGCCAGCCGCGCAATTTGGGCGGGCATTACGCCGGTCGCTGATCCTGATCCTACTGGGGATTTTTTTGCGGTCAACGCACGCCAGTCAAACCAATTTTACTTTTGAAGACACCCTGACGCAAATTGGCCTTGGCTATCCCTTCCTGTTTTTACTGGGAAAAGCAAACGTCCGAACCATCTGGATGGCGCTGGCTGCTATTCTGGTTGGGTATTGGCTGGCCTTTATTCTCTATCCTGCTCCCGGCCCTGATTTTCCGTATGCTGCTGTTGGCGTTCCGGCAGACTGGCCGGAGCATTACAGCGGGCTGATGGCTCATTTTAACAAAAACAGCAATCTGGCCTGGGCGTTTGATACCTGGTTTCTCAATCTTTTTCCCCGGGAAAAACCGTTCCTCTTCAACGGGGGCGGGTATGCCACACTCAGTTTTATACCAACCCTGGGCACGATGTTGCTGGGCCTGGTGGCTGGACGGTGGCTACGGTCGGGGCTGACGCAACGGGAGATTGTAAAGCGATTTCTGATCGCTGGGGGCGTTGGCCTAGCCGCTGGCCTGATTCTGCACATTTCGGGTATTTGTCCGATCGTGAAGCGTATCTGGACCCCCGCCTGGGTGTTGTTCAGTGGAGGCTGGTGTTTCTGGTTGCTTGCTCTTTTCTACAGCCTTATTGATGTGGCCAACAAGCGGGACTGGGCCTTTCCCCTCATTGTTGTTGGCATGAACTCAATTGCCATTTACTGCCTGGTGCATCTGATTGACCGGTTCATAATTACGTCGCTTTACACGCATCTGGGACAAGGGCCCTTTCTGCTGCTCGGGCCTGCCTACGAGCAACTGTTGGTTGGTCTGGTTACGTTAGGCCTGTTTTACCTTATTCTTCGGTGGATGTACCGTCGGAAACTCTTTATTCGTATCTAATACATGCTCAGCGCCAATATCCTGAATCTGTTCGATCAGACAATTTTTTACGGTACGATTTCGGTCGAAAATGGCCGCATCGCCCAGATCGATCGGTTGGGTGCCGAACGTCCCGGCGAGCCGTATGTGTTGCCCGGATTCGTGGACGCGCACGTCCATGTAGAAAGCTCCTTGCTGACACCTCCGCAGTTTGCGCGTCTGGCGGTTGTTCATGGTACAGTAGCAACCGTATCGGACCCGCACGAAATTGGAAATGTGTTAGGCGTTGCAGGCGTCAAGTACATGGTTGACGAAGCCCGTCGGGTACCGTTCAAATTTATGTTCGGGGCACCTTCCTGCGTTCCGGCCACTCCCTTCGAGACTGCCGGCGCGACGATCAGCGCCCAGGATGTGCGAGCTTTACTGGCCATGAAGGAAATTGGCTACCTGGCCGAGGTCATGAACTTTCCGGGTGTGTTGCACGAAGACCCCGATATGATGGCTAAAATTGCCCTGGCCAAAGCGTTCAACAAGCCTGTCGATGGCCATGCCCCCGGCCTGACCGGCAACGACGCACAGCGGTATATGGATGCCGGTATCAGCACCGACCATGAATGTTTTACGTACGAAGAAGGCTTGGACAAGGCTCAACGAGGTATGAATATCCTGATTCGGGAGGGGAGCGCGGCCCGTAATTTCGAAGCGCTGATCCCGCTGCTGGCCGAGTTTCCAACGCAGATCATGTTCTGTTCCGACGATAAACACCCCGATACCCTGGCCCAAGGGCACATCAATCAGTTGGTGGTACGAGCGTTGAAGAAAGGCCATTCGCTTTGGCAAACCCTACGGGCGGCCTGCCTGAATCCGGTACTTCATTACCGGTTGCCGGTTGGGCTGTTGCGTGAGGGCGATCCCGCTGATTACATTGTGGTCACTGATTTGACGGAACTACGTGTAGAGCAAACCGTAATCAATGGGGAAATCGTCGCTCAGAATGGCCAGTCGGCTATACCGGATTGGCGAAGTGAACACGTTAATCAATTTAGCTGCTCGCCCAAAACACCGACTGACTTTGCCGTAGAAGTCGATCTTTCGGCAGGCAAGCCACTTATTCGGGTTATAGAAGCGCTGGATGGGCAGCTCATTACGAACGAGTTACAGGAGGAGGCCCGAATCGAAAATGGAGAAATAGTACCCGACACGGACCGCGATATCCTGAAACTGGTTGTGGTTAATCGGTACCAGAATGCGCCCCCGGCCGTCGCCTTTATTAAAAATGTGGGACTGAAACAGGGTGCCATTGCCTCGTCTGTTGGGCACGATTCGCATAATATTACAGCCGTTGGCTGCGATGACGAAAGTATCTGCCGGGCCGTTAATCTGGTCATCGAAGCGAAAGGTGGCTTGTCGGCCGTGGGGGCGAGCCATAACACACAGGCGCCCGTGTCCATGTTGCTGCCGCTGCCGGTGGCGGGGCTAATGACCGATGCAGATGGGTATGAGGTCGCCGATCAATATGCGGCTCTGGACCAGTTTGCCAAGCACGTGTTAGCGAGTACCCTGACGGCTCCTTTTATGACCCTATCCTTCATGGCGTTACTTGTTATTCCTTCGCTAAAGTTGAGTGATAAAGGATTATTCGATGGGCAAACGTTTGAATTTACCCCTCTTCAAATAGTGAAATGACCCCACTAAAAAATTTTATTTGCTAACTATTTTAAATTCTATTTTTTATGGGTAGGTTTACACTCCTCAAGGCTATTCCTAACCTTAATCTTTCACATCCCGACTATGGCTCGCTCACGCTCCCAAACCGGCCCCGACGACGAAACCCTCTGGAATCAGTTTCGCGGTGGCGATGAAAATGCGTTTGCCCGATTGTACCAAAATTATGTTCAAACCCTCTACCACTACTGCGCTCACTTTGCTACTGACCGCGCCTTAATTAAAGATTGCATCCACGACCTATTTGTTGAATTGTGGAAACACCGTACGACCATCGGGCCAACAACCTCCGTACGTTTTTACCTGATGGCATCCATCAAACGCAAGCTGGTTCGGCACTTAACGGCTGAGCAGAAATTAGTTAGTCAGGACGACATGATCAATGGTCGGCGCGTTGGCGATACGTTGCCTGGGGCTGACCCATCGCACGAAAACCTGTTGATTGCTCATGAAGAAGATTCGTACATGACGGATTGTCTGCATCAGGCGCTCGACAAACTTCCCCGCCGTCAGCGTGAAGCCGTTCACCTGCGGTACTTCCAAAACATGAGTAATGAGGAAATTTCTTCACTCATGGAAATCAATATCCAATCCGTTTATAACCTGATCTTCGGCGCTATGAGCAACCTCAAGCGGTATGTCACGCTTGAAAATGTGTCACTCTGACGCTGTATAACCCTCGACTTTTCTAATCCCGATAGCTGCCAGCCAATTATCGGGATTTTTATTTGTCATTTTCCGGGCGCTGTCCGGTGTCCAACTTAACCCTGCCAATTACCGCTCAAGCACTTCTGTACAGTAGGTCGGTGTAGCGGATGGATAACCAGTTTATGTCTTGTAAAGACTCCGTGGTTCGGGTAACTTCGCTGAATGAATACAGACTCAACGCCCTTACCTGAGCGGGTTCGTCCCCGCGTTTTGGATGATGTAATTGGACAGCGCAAACTCATTGGCCCGTCGGGTGCCCTCCGGCGAGCCGTAGAATCAGGACGTTTACCATCCATGATTTTGTGGGGGCCACCGGGCGTTGGCAAAACAACCTTGGCGTTGTTACTGGCCGAGGCTGTTAAGCGCCCTTTTATTGCCTTAAGCGCTATCAATTCAGGCGTTAAGGAAATTCGGGAGGTGTTAAGTCGTCCGGGCGGCCTGTTTTCGCCGGTAGTGTTCATCGATGAAATCCACCGATTCAATAAAAGCCAGCAAGACGCTCTGCTCGGGGCGGTCGAAAAAGGTCAGATTACACTCATCGGCGCTACGACAGAAAATCCCTCTTTTGAAGTAAACAGCGCCCTGCTATCCCGTTGCCAGGTTTACGTGCTGGAAGGGCTTAATCGGGAGGAGTTGATTCAGCTTATCGACCGGGCCATTGCGCAGGATACCTTCCTCCAGTCGAAACGAATTACCGTCGAATCATACGATGCGTTATTGCGACTGTCTGGTGGCGATGGACGTAAATTACTTAATCTGCTTGAACTGGTGGCTTCGGCGCACGTGTCTGCTGATCCGTTAATTATTACCGACGAGGGTGTAACCGCCGTTGCCCAACAGAATATTGCGCGCTACGATAAATCAGGCGAGCAGCATTATGACATAATTTCGGCCTTTATTAAGTCCCTGCGTGGCTCCGACCCAAACGCAGCCTTGTACTGGATGGCGCGCATGATCGTGGCCGGTGAAGATCCGGTCTTTATTGCCCGCCGTATGCTGATCATGGCTTCGGAAGATATTGGCAACGCCAACCCTACGGCCATGATTATGGCATCGGAAGCCGTACAGGCCATTCGGTCGATTGGCATGCCGGAAGGCCGGATTATTCTGTCGCAGGTGGCGGTGTACCTGGCAACGTCGCCTAAGAGTAACGCGAGTTATGTGGCTATTGATGAAGCCATTGCGCTGGCGGAGCAAACGGCGCATTTGCCCGTTCCCCTGCACTTACGAAACGCCCCTACGAAGCTGATGAAAGAGATTGGCTACGGAAAGGAGTATCAGTATGCGCACGGCTACGAAGGCAACTTTGCGCTCCAAAACTTTCTGCCTGATGAGTTGAAAGGGCGCAGACTTTACGATCCCGGCCATAACGCCCGTGAAGCCGAGATTCGGCGGAGTTTACAAAAATGGTGGGGAGACTGGTACGGATATTAGGAGCAAGAAAAGCTAGTGAAATAAGCTACGCTTGAATCTTTGCCAGCGGGAAGGTGACTTGATAACACAGACTACACCTCCGCTGATTGACGCGAACTTTAATCGGCTTAGCCTACGTACGATGATATCGTCAAGAACATAGCTCGTGATTGACGGTGATGCGTTAAATGAAATTGACTTTGGAATATGGTCGGGCGCATAAGCCCTGGCCGTCATCTCCGAAACAAACAGTTGAGAGGGAATGTCCAGTTCAAACAGGCCAGCACTATCTGTTTCTGTTTGCTGATAATCCGCCAGTCGTCCAATGGCAACGTTAGCTCCCTGAACAGGAACAAGGTTTCCACTCGAATCGAGGCTCATCACTCGTCCACGGATCGTCCATTTTTTATCTGAATCGGTGACCTTTTGACTAGGCCCTGGGATTGTGCTGGAGTCAGTTTGAACGGAAGTTGAGCGAGCCGAAGCAGCATGTGCGGAATTGCTGCTTTGGCTTAGTTGCGCTTTGGCCGTTTGCCAGCCCAATAAACTCATTGTCAATAGGCCTATCCACCGACGCCAGGCCTGAGCAGTGCCCACCGTTGACGGAACCAATGGCCGGTTTAACTGGTCATCCCGAAAACGCCCGCAGCCTACTTCGGAAGATCGGCTAAGACGTCTAACCAATTCCTGGTCAGAAAGCGCCGTGTAATCGACGACTGTTTTCTGGCAACTGGCACAAAACCGGCCTTGTTGGGTTGGTTGCATATCGTCCCAGCGTTCGGGACAGGGGAGCGGAATCTGGACAGTGATGGGGCGCATAGAGTTAAACTAAGGGTTTTCTTTTCAGCTACATCACCTTGACCGAAAGTTGGTGGGCGATTAAGTGAGAGAGCTATCGCGAACCAGCACCGCTACGGTAACACCCTCCGGAGTAGCTTCAACAATGAAACGATCAAGGGTGACGCCGTGAGTCTGGAAAATGGATAACATGGGTAGTAGATCAAGATAAGGTCCTACCGAAGATATCCTGAAGAGATGCGTATTATCATCTGGAATTAGATTGTGTACTTTCACGTACGCATCCGCTAAATCGCCAAAAATGGCGGTAAAGGTGTCTATCATGAAGCCAGAATGGTCGGTTGTAAATTCTGATAAAAGTAAATGATCTATTAAGTAAACTATAACTATGGTATATAAATAGTGTTAATATCTTTTATCTGGTATTGGGATAGTATACATTTGAGTGTGCAGACAGTAGGCAGCCAACAAAGTAATGCGTATTTATTGGCTGCCTTTAACAAACTAAAGCTGCGATAAACCGGAAATCACCACCGTACTTGACCGTCGCCCACAACAATCCATTTTTCGGTTACCAGCTTTTCGAGGGCAAACGGACCACGGGCGTGGAGCTTCTGGGTAGAGATGCCAATTTCGGCACCGAGGCCAAATACCCCGCCGTCGGTAAACCGAGTGGAGGCATTCGCGTAAACCGCAGCTGCATCCACTTCGAACAGAAACCGATTAATCAGTGCCTGATTCTGCGACAGGATGGCTTCTGAATGGCGCGAAGAATACGTTTGAAGGTGGGAAAGCGCTTCGTCCAGACCAGTTACCACTTTTACGGCACATTTATAGTCTAAAAACTCACGGCCGAAATCTTCCTGTTGGGCGTGCTGTAGATTCGTGTAACCCGCTTTTTCAAAGATTGGGTACGCCGTTTCATCGGCGAAGACTTCAACATTCCATTTGGCAAAGTCGGCGGTTAGCATGGGCAGAAACTGGTCGGCGATGGTTTCATCGACCAGCACACAATCGAGTGAGTTACAGACCGACGGCCGGGAAACGCGGGCATTGACAACAATGGCAACGGCTTTATCCAGATCGGCACTTTCTTCAACGTAGGTGTGGCAAACACCGGCACCGGTTTCGATGGTGGGCACCAGCGAGTTTTTGCGGACGAACTGGATCAGCGACTCCGAACCGCGCGGAATAATAATATCCACGTAGCGTGTAGCCGTCAGTAGTTCATTGACAACCGCACGATCGGGGGGGAGCAGCGTCACGGCGGCTTTCGGTACGCCAAATTCAACCAATACGCCCTGAATAAGGCTAATCAGATACCGATTGGAAAAGTCGGCTTCTTTGCCGCCTTTCAGGACACAGGCATTCCCCGACCGCAAACAGACCGATGCCACATCGACGGTTACGTTCGGACGCGCTTCATAGATAACACCCACAACACCCAGTGGTACGGTAATTTTCTTAAGCTGAAGACCCTGCTCAATGCCACGTTCCAACAGCACTTCATTCGCTGGGTCGGGCAAAACAGCTACCTGACGCAGACTTGATGACAGATCGGCCACGCGGGCTGCCGTTAGCTTCAGTCGGTCATACTTTGGATCAGACGTCGGCATTCGGTCGAGGTCTTTCTGATTTTCGGCCAGAATCGCAGTGGTGTTTTCGGCCAGTACATCGGCCAGCCGGTTGAGCATGTCGGTCTTTTGAGCTGGGCTCAGCCGCCGAACGATGGCTGCGGCCTGTTGAGTGGCCTGGAGAAGGGGTGTAATAGGTGTCATGATTACAAAAGTACAATATCATTTGCATTGGCAACCTCAACGTTTTGCTGGTTAAGCTGTTGCGCCAGTGTTTCAGACGAAATCCGGGCGCGGGCTACGGCCACCGTTGTTTGATCTTCGGCAATGATTTCGATCATTTCGCCCGTTGCAAATTCGCCAACGATGGTTCTGACCCCTACGGCCAGCAGGCTGCGTCGTTGCTGCAAGGCCCGAACAGCACCCGCATCGATCTGAATACGACCAACGGCCAGACTGCCACTGCCAAGCCACCGGTTGCGGGCCGAGAGGGCTGTAGCCTGTGGGGTAAATTCAGTACCAAGTTCATGGCGTAACGCCCGGCTAATGCTATCCGGTTCGCTCAATCCGAAAATAACGACCCGAATACCCATCCGGGTTGCCAGTTTGGCAAATGTTAGTTTCGAGGCCATGCCGCCTAATCCCAGTGATGATTTATCGGTCCGGACAACACCGAATACACGTTCATCAAAGTCGGAAACCTGCCTGATTATCTGATTGTTGGCATCCAGCAAGCCACCTACGGAGGTACAAAGCATCAAGGCTTCGGCCCCAAAACCAACTGCAATGAGCGTGGCCAGTTCGTCGTTATCCGAAAATTTGAGTTCGCGGTTACTGACCACGTCGTTTTCGTTGGCAATCGGAATCAAGTCATTGGCCCAGAGCTCTTCATACGTCTGCTTTAGTTGCAGAAACTGATCCCGATTGGCAAAGTGATGCCGTTCGCACAGGCTTTGGGCAATAGAAATGCCATAAATAGAAAAAAAACGGGAATACTGATTGAGCAATAGCAAGTTGCCAACCGCGGCTGCGGCTTTTCGTTGCGTAATATCCCCCCGATATTCGCGAATTAAGGATTTGCCAGCACCAACGGCCCCCGACGATACCAGCACAATGCGATAATAGGGATGCAAGGCGGCCACCTGTCGCGCAATGTCAACCATTACGGGTTCGTTTGGCTCGCCATTGGGTTTAGTGATGGACGCCGTACCAAATTTAAGTACAAGAACGGGCTTTGTCATGGCGGCAAAGATACGGACCAATGCCGCATCACCGCGCTACTCACCTGGATGGGTTCTTTTTAATCGTGGGTACTGGTTCCACAAAACGAGCTTTTTGGCGTAGGGCGGCTTTAAGTTGCTTCAGGTAGTCGGCTTTGGGAATTTCAATGGCCCCGTACCGCCGAACATTGTCGTTGATAAACTGGGTATCAAGCAGGGTAAAGTGTTGCTGGCGGAGAATCAGAATCAGGTGATGGAAGGCTACTTTGGAGGCATTACTCACCCTATTGAACATGGATTCACCAAAAAAAGCACTGCCCAGCGCCACGCCATAGAGGCCACCCACTAACCTGTCGTCTATATACGTTTCTACGCTGTGTGCGAGGCCCATCTGGTGCAATTCGGTGTAGGCATCAATAATTTCTTCCGAAATCCAGACACTGTCATCGTCAGAGCGGGGAATCGCACAGAAATGCATCACTTCCTTAAAGGCGGTATTAATACGAACTTCGAATTGATTGCGATTAAGAACCGGACGAAGCGATTTGGCTGGTTTGTAAGTAGCCAGCGGAATAATCGCACGGGGATCTGGCGCGTACCAGTAAAGCGTACCGTCGGCGTCGGCCATAGGGAAAATACCATTTATGTAGCCGTAAACGAGATCGTCGGCGGTGAGCTTATCCATTAAACTTGTGGGTGTATACTGAGCAAAGATAAAACATTCAGGGACTATTTTGATAGCCCTAGCAGAAGGCCAATGGGTAGCTGAATCATCCGGGGATAGTCTGCATGCCTACCACAAAATGTATATACGTCCATGATATAGTGTGAATTGATCATTTAACTAATATATTGCTTCCCTGTTAGCGTACATTTACCCACCACATATGTTCACCTTCCTGTTTAACCGGCACGTCCTGCTGACGGTTGTCATTGCCTTTATGGGGCTATCCACTGGGTTTGCCCAAAAAGCGAAAGAAAAAGACCCTGCCCCGGCCATTAAATTCGGTCAGATTATCCCCGATCAGTTTCTGAACGTCACCACAGATTCTACCGCTGAAGCCGTAGCGCTGTACGATTATGGTGAGGTCACCTTTGATAATAACAGCGGC
It encodes:
- a CDS encoding SDR family NAD(P)-dependent oxidoreductase, which codes for MFSLKNKTALVTGGASGIGLAISQAFAQAGASVHILEINGDLAQQVANDITATGGQAQAHTIDVSNQAQVVELIGTIAQQSPIHILVNNAGVAHIGKADTTEEADFDRIFRINIKGVYNCLYATIPHLKANGGGVILNMASVAASVGIPDRFAYSMSKGAVLTMTLSVAKDYLNDNIRCNCISPARVHTPFVDGFLAKTYPGQEAEMFEKLSKTQPIGRMAEPKEVGALALYLCSDEAGFTTGCDYPLDGGFIRLNN
- a CDS encoding acyltransferase family protein — protein: MDAYRGFVMTLMAAEMLQFEQLHEAFPASGFWAFLAHHQSHVAWAGCSLHDLIQPSFSFLVGVALPYSMASRAGLGQSPAAQFGRALRRSLILILLGIFLRSTHASQTNFTFEDTLTQIGLGYPFLFLLGKANVRTIWMALAAILVGYWLAFILYPAPGPDFPYAAVGVPADWPEHYSGLMAHFNKNSNLAWAFDTWFLNLFPREKPFLFNGGGYATLSFIPTLGTMLLGLVAGRWLRSGLTQREIVKRFLIAGGVGLAAGLILHISGICPIVKRIWTPAWVLFSGGWCFWLLALFYSLIDVANKRDWAFPLIVVGMNSIAIYCLVHLIDRFIITSLYTHLGQGPFLLLGPAYEQLLVGLVTLGLFYLILRWMYRRKLFIRI
- the ade gene encoding adenine deaminase — translated: MLSANILNLFDQTIFYGTISVENGRIAQIDRLGAERPGEPYVLPGFVDAHVHVESSLLTPPQFARLAVVHGTVATVSDPHEIGNVLGVAGVKYMVDEARRVPFKFMFGAPSCVPATPFETAGATISAQDVRALLAMKEIGYLAEVMNFPGVLHEDPDMMAKIALAKAFNKPVDGHAPGLTGNDAQRYMDAGISTDHECFTYEEGLDKAQRGMNILIREGSAARNFEALIPLLAEFPTQIMFCSDDKHPDTLAQGHINQLVVRALKKGHSLWQTLRAACLNPVLHYRLPVGLLREGDPADYIVVTDLTELRVEQTVINGEIVAQNGQSAIPDWRSEHVNQFSCSPKTPTDFAVEVDLSAGKPLIRVIEALDGQLITNELQEEARIENGEIVPDTDRDILKLVVVNRYQNAPPAVAFIKNVGLKQGAIASSVGHDSHNITAVGCDDESICRAVNLVIEAKGGLSAVGASHNTQAPVSMLLPLPVAGLMTDADGYEVADQYAALDQFAKHVLASTLTAPFMTLSFMALLVIPSLKLSDKGLFDGQTFEFTPLQIVK
- a CDS encoding UxaA family hydrolase, with amino-acid sequence MPARVLKVHPADNVIVALRNLDAGERIEFDHTTYDLPYAVGAKHKFVTEDRQPGDPITMYGVLVGKATQAIRRGEPITTFNLKHDADPYGLDKKQPYAWQPPNISAWADRTFMGYHRADGSVGTRNYWLVVPLVFCENRNVLILKDAFERELGYAQPETYRTQVHELLSLYKAGEMDIAKKMQPFVDESQIRTINHHPDRPFKHIDGIKFLTHEMGCGGTRQDSGYLCSLLAGFINNPNVAGATVLSLGCQHLQVDMISAEIKRQNPKFNKPLLLFEQQAGTEYALMSQAVKETFLGLVEVNKLERQPAPLSALTVGLKCGGSDGFSGISANPALGQLSDILVTLGGKTVLAEFPELNGVEQELINRTDDSAKAQKFITLMGDYSAQAEAAGSGFDMNPSPGNIKDGLITDAIKSAGAAKKGGTAPVADVLDYAEPATTPGLNLLCTPGNDVEATTGMAGSGTNVIVFTTGLGTPTGNPVCPVVKVSTNTILKNRMPDVIDFDSGPIIDGEQSIEQNAHAMLEYIIRLASGEEITQAERLGQDDFIPWKRGVSL
- a CDS encoding RNA polymerase sigma factor — translated: MARSRSQTGPDDETLWNQFRGGDENAFARLYQNYVQTLYHYCAHFATDRALIKDCIHDLFVELWKHRTTIGPTTSVRFYLMASIKRKLVRHLTAEQKLVSQDDMINGRRVGDTLPGADPSHENLLIAHEEDSYMTDCLHQALDKLPRRQREAVHLRYFQNMSNEEISSLMEINIQSVYNLIFGAMSNLKRYVTLENVSL
- a CDS encoding fumarylacetoacetate hydrolase family protein, which gives rise to MKLFRFGSPDHEHPGVVLPTGQHIDVTHFGEDYDESFFATNGPERLTHWLSAHAPTCPEVSAGERFGPCVKRPSKIVCVGLNYAKHAAETNAPSPAEPILFFKSTTALCGPNDNVVIPKRSEKTDWEVELAIIIGKRASCVELDDAMDYIAGYALHNDYSERAWQLERGGQWVKGKSADTFAPLGPYLVTKEDVPNPNALNLWLKINGEELQNSNTDDMIFNVPTLVSYISQFMTLLPGDVISTGTPAGVGLGLNPQRYLKPGDVVELGIEGLGEQKQTAVSFN
- a CDS encoding replication-associated recombination protein A, producing MNTDSTPLPERVRPRVLDDVIGQRKLIGPSGALRRAVESGRLPSMILWGPPGVGKTTLALLLAEAVKRPFIALSAINSGVKEIREVLSRPGGLFSPVVFIDEIHRFNKSQQDALLGAVEKGQITLIGATTENPSFEVNSALLSRCQVYVLEGLNREELIQLIDRAIAQDTFLQSKRITVESYDALLRLSGGDGRKLLNLLELVASAHVSADPLIITDEGVTAVAQQNIARYDKSGEQHYDIISAFIKSLRGSDPNAALYWMARMIVAGEDPVFIARRMLIMASEDIGNANPTAMIMASEAVQAIRSIGMPEGRIILSQVAVYLATSPKSNASYVAIDEAIALAEQTAHLPVPLHLRNAPTKLMKEIGYGKEYQYAHGYEGNFALQNFLPDELKGRRLYDPGHNAREAEIRRSLQKWWGDWYGY